A single window of Arvicola amphibius chromosome 15, mArvAmp1.2, whole genome shotgun sequence DNA harbors:
- the Csnk2a2 gene encoding casein kinase II subunit alpha': MPGPAAGSRARVYAEVNSLRSREYWDYEAHVPSWGNQDDYQLVRKLGRGKYSEVFEAINITNNERGGCKILKPVKKKKIKREVKILENLRGGTNIIKLIDTVKDPVVGAWWLGSVLVDWVLLFGSVKLPLLFWSDALKGITVLRTHLAIGVFSRVLLGDVAYVVACDGCSPSIDVPRVHRALDSITIAINKTKAAMQWTHLQLYQILTDFDIRFYMYELLKALDYCHSKGIMHRDVKPHNVMIDHQQKKLRLIDWGLAEFYHPAQEYNVRVASRYFKGPELLVDYQMYDYSLDMWSLGCMLASMIFRKEPFFHGQDNYDQLVRIAKVLGTDELYGYLKKYHIDLDPHFNDILGQHSRKRWENFIHSENRHLVSPEALDLLDKLLRYDHQQRLTAKEAMEHPYFYPVVKEQSQPCPENAVLPSGLTAAR, encoded by the exons ATGCCCGGCCCGGCCGCGGGCAGTCGGGCCCGGGTCTACGCCGAGGTGAACAGCCTGAGGAGCCGCGAGTACTGGGACTACGAAGCCCACGTCCCGAGCTGGGG TAATCAAGATGATTACCAACTGGTTCGAAAACTTGGCCGGGGCAAGTATAGTGAAGTATTTGAGGccattaacatcaccaacaatgagaGGGGTGGTTGTAAAATTCTCAAG CcagtgaagaaaaagaagataaaacgaGAGGTTAAGATTCTGGAGAACCTTCGTGGTGGAACAAATATCATTAAGCTGATTGACACTGTAAAGGACCCTGTGGTAGGTGCCTGGTGGCTGGGGAGTGTTTTAGTGGATTGGG TTTTGTTGTTTGGCTCTGTTAAGTTGCCGCTCCTGTTTTGGAGTGATGCTCTGAAGGGCATCACTGTCTTGAGGACACACTTGGCAATTGGGGTCTTCAGTAGAGTGTTGTTG GGTGACGTGGCTTATGTTGTGGCTTGTGATGGGTGTTCACCTAGCATTGATGTCCCTCGCGTGCACAGGGCCTTAGATTCCATCACCATTGCTatcaacaaaaccaaagcagCAATGCAGTGGACACACTTG CAACTCTACCAGATCCTGACTGACTTTGATATCCGGTTTTATATGTATGAACTACTTAAA GCTCTGGATTACTGCCACAGCAAGGGAATCATGCACAGGGATGTGAAACCTCACAATGTCATGATAGATCACCAACAAAAAAAG CTCCGACTGATTGACTGGGGTCTGGCGGAATTCTATCATCCTGCTCAGGAGTACAATGTTCGTGTCGCCTCAAGGTACTTCAAGGGACCAGAGCTCCTTGTGGACTATCAG ATGTATGATTACAGCTTGGACATGTGGAGCTTGGGCTGTATGTTAGCAAGCATGATATTCCGAAAGGAGCCATTCTTCCATGGGCAGGACAACTACGACCAG CTTGTTCGAATTGCCAAAGTTCTGGGGACAGATGAACTGTATGGATATCTGAAGAAGTACCACATAGACCTAGATCCACACTTCAATGATATCTTGGGACA GCATTCACGGAAGCGTTGGGAAAACTTTATCCATAGTGAGAACAGACACCTTGTCAGCCCCGAGGCCCTAGATCTTCTTGACAAGCTCCTGCGGTACGACCATCAACAGAGACTGACTGCCAAAGAGGCCATGGAGCACCCATACTTCT